Proteins encoded together in one Plasmodium brasilianum strain Bolivian I chromosome 4, whole genome shotgun sequence window:
- a CDS encoding pseudouridine synthase: MKIEPPIYSKRNKLLLYFLILSFLFQNSSNNNSNNNSNGIFCFDVALTTSNSKANTIRLNKVISVSRNISRRKSDKFIQDGNVKINNKIILNPGTHVDITKDRLKICERKIDIQNIKNLINGNSSKSFKWFVLHKPKGLLCTTSDEKNRRSIFSLFPEDLLQKYRLVSVGRLDRNTSGVLLLTNEYAWVNRLTHPKYQRIRTYRVHIEGPVKMSSLKELAAGVYIEHDDDKKKEKKKKTQPAFIEILREECVKIQDKMKKVSVLNISIKEGRNRQIRKMFEQINQPVIKIKRSAFENITLKDIFFPKQYRELTQKEVSNLKTRSF; the protein is encoded by the exons ATGAAAATTGAACCCCCCATTTATTCTAAGCGCAATAAATTACTTCtctatttcttaatattatcttttttgttccaaaatagtagcaataataatagtaataataatagtaatggtATTTTCTGTTTTGATGTAGCCTTGACAACAAGTAACAGCAAGGCAAATACTATCAGGctaaataaagtaatatcTGTCAGCAGGAATATTTCGAGGAGAAAATCAGATAAGTTTATACAAGATggtaatgtaaaaataaacaataaaattatacttaaCCCAGGTACACATGTAGATATTACAAAAGATAGACTAAAAATATGTGAAAGAAAAATTGACATacagaatataaaaaatttaataaatggaAATTCCAGTAAGTCATTTAAGTGGTTTGTTTTGCATAAACCCAAAGGTTTATTATGCACAACTagtgatgaaaaaaatagaagatccatattttctctttttcctGAGGatcttttacaaaaatatcgTTTGGTATCCGTAG GAAGATTAGATAGAAACACTTCCGGAGTCCTACTACTAACAAATGAGTATGCCTGGGTTAATAGACTAACGCACCCAAAGTATCAAAGAATAAGAACATATAGGGTTCACATTGAGGGACCTGTTAAAATGAGTTCTCTTAAAGAACTAGCTGCAGGTGTGTATATAGAACATGATGATgacaagaaaaaagaaaaaaagaaaaaaacacaaCCTGCTTTTATTGAAATACTTCGAGAAGAATGTGTAAAAATACaggataaaatgaaaaaagtaagtgtattaaatataagtataaaagAAGGAAGAAACAGACAAATCAGAAAAATGTTTGAACAAATAAATCAAccagtaataaaaataaagagaagcgcttttgaaaatataactttgaaagatatattttttcctaagCAATACAGGGAATTGACACAAAAAGAAGTCTCAAATTTAAAGACGAGGAGCTTTTAG
- a CDS encoding ribosome associated membrane protein RAMP4, which yields MDTIQDYVKNLKENSFFKSFKKAHKKYKSNILNKMPSNRKISQKVDAFDNNIVHRGNVPTSLVKKERKHPVGPILLLVFIFVVIGSVIVQMLSMIQKSKVFD from the exons ATGGATACGATACAGGATtacgtaaaaaatttaaaggaaaatagTTTTTTTAAGTCATTTAAAAAGgcacataaaaaatacaaaagtaACATATTAAACAAG aTGCCAAGTAACAGAAAAATATCTCAAAAGGTAGATGCCTTTGACAATAACATAGTTCATAGGGGAAACGTTCCAACCTCATTGGTAAAGAAGGAAAGGAAACATCCAGTAGGTCCTATACTTCTccttgtttttatttttgttgtcATTGGTTcag TTATCGTTCAAATGCTCAGCATGATACAGAAATCCAAAGTATTTGATTGA
- a CDS encoding hypothetical protein (conserved Plasmodium protein) yields the protein MLKIKNYKTIILKNEKNVVSSLNPFTTKRNNYYSTYRNEGQNERLNKQQINERYNLWDFLAFEKNISFFSVSFYILLSAVLALHFYNNSNEYANSSMINEAKERERKNLVELENKRKM from the coding sequence AtgcttaaaataaaaaactataaaacaataattttaaaaaacgaaaaaaacgTTGTGAGTTCTTTAAATCCCTTTacaacaaaaagaaataactATTACTCAACATACAGAAATGAAGGACAAAACGAAAGATTGAATAAAcaacaaataaatgaaagaTACAATCTTTGGGATTTCCTAGCGTTTGAGAAAAAcatctcctttttttcagttagtttttatatacttttaagtGCTGTTTTGGCCTTGCACTTTTATAACAATTCCAATGAATATGCAAACTCTAGCATGATTAATGAAGCAAAAGAGCGAGAGAGGAAGAACTTGGTAGAATTGgaaaacaaaagaaagatgtaa
- a CDS encoding saccharopine dehydrogenase has protein sequence MNGKKYDILLLGSTGYTGQMILEYLLKKYEKEITNGQIKLLCAVRNINRLNEILLRLKEKEKLRNTEKIYKKEVDVVNNYDSILSCCKMCDVVVSTIGPYAIYGYNIVKACVQANCHYLDACGEHDFILRIYKEFNEIAKEKKLKIIHSASFISALSDLGTYIIQEEFLSKYKKPCSYVRIRLSNEGSDFRTVGKTTIKSALLFKKRLGNSYNKHYLCENKYDDISSTDDGFPLYEKKIKTTNYFFDYEEEFGYCFDTVYSKIEEAYVLWSNYLMNYKYGKNLVIDYKQYDAELSMPMYIIKRMFSMLINGLKYLTPVDYVTDKYVDYLHKPKTSDQLKKGFWKCTIVGEMCDMYTDGTQNKNSDDNTNSNENENKGNKKIILHLNGENEDPGYLLTAKIISESAISLFQNNLPNSFGVLSVSVGLGMALVERLKQASLCIHVEV, from the coding sequence ATGAACGGTAAGAAGTACGACATACTGCTGCTAGGCAGCACAGGGTATACGGGGCAAATGATTTTAGAGtaccttttaaaaaaatatgaaaaagaaataacgAATGGGCAGATAAAACTCCTATGTGCTGTGAGAAACATAAATAGGTTGAATGAAATTTTGTTAcgattaaaagaaaaagaaaaactcaGAAATACagaaaagatatataaaaaagaagtcGATGTAGTAAATAACTATGATTCTATATTAAGTTGTTGCAAAATGTGTGATGTAGTTGTAAGTACTATAGGACCGTATGCAATATATGGGTATAATATTGTAAAGGCTTGTGTGCAGGCAAATTGCCATTATTTAGATGCTTGTGGTGAACATGATTTCATTTTAAGgatatataaagaatttaaCGAAATTgctaaagaaaaaaagttaaaaataattcatagCGCATCCTTTATTTCAGCACTTAGTGATTTAGGGACTTACATTATTCAGGAAGAATTTTTATCTAAGTATAAAAAGCCGTGTTCATATGTTCGTATACGATTATCTAATGAAGGGAGTGATTTTAGGACAGTAGGGAAAACTACAATTAAGAgtgcattattatttaaaaaacgtTTAGGAAATAGTTATAACAAGCATTATTTatgtgaaaataaatatgatgaTATATCTAGTACGGATGATGGTTTCCccttatatgaaaaaaaaataaaaacaacaaattatttctttGATTATGAAGAAGAATTTGGGTATTGCTTTGATACTGTTTATTCTAAAATTGAAGAAGCTTATGTATTATGGTCCAACTATTTAATGAACtataaatatggaaaaaatcTGGTTATAGATTATAAACAATATGATGCAGAGTTATCAATGcctatgtatattattaaacgAATGTTTTCAATGTTAATAAATGGCTTAAAATACTTGACACCTGTTGATTACGTCACAGATAAGTACGTAGACTATTTGCATAAACCGAAAACATCGGATCAATTGAAAAAGGGATTCTGGAAATGCACCATTGTTGGTGAGATGTGCGATATGTATACAGACGGAACCCAAAACAAAAATAGCGATGACAACACAAACAGTAacgaaaatgaaaacaaagggaataaaaaaattattctacaTTTAAATGGGGAAAATGAAGACCCGGGATACCTTTTAACGGCAAAAATTATATCCGAATCAGCTATATCcttatttcaaaataatttaccAAATAGTTTTGGGGTACTCTCTGTATCCGTAGGTCTTGGTATGGCCCTTGTTGAGAGATTAAAGCAGGCTTCACTTTGCATTCACGTTGAGGtgtga
- a CDS encoding pre-mRNA-processing protein 45 has product MTDFLRNIPKPKKNIYEDVVDENDFKSNHSPKKKETNNQCYEYLKRKHLRITCNEDFRGGGAYPEIHINQYPNNVGLKNKKNSSSNIALKYIDDENNVKYDNLINEEVHIYNNNIDKIEPNERINKLRKKKILSDTKDREEKYNEAIYKPDDKEENEIIENTKKNIEHILNEKLNKSNVNKKDDKYYRYIPQNKLNNHLDERIIKVVEKSIDPLDVSKFKHKKLPNVKNSPEYPILRSPTRKLNKEEENDWKIPPCVSNWKNNKGYNIPLDKRIQSDNKKLNNVEINENFAHLSEYLYVAEKKAREEIKMRNNIIKQKKLKEKEQKENVLKNLAIQARKEKGLAQSSIINERKRELEREYKIEKNLKKVKNYENRLIEEQIALNKVNVSKNNNIHDISLFNINDINNNNTDTQNDETYQIYDTSLFNHKNNSNIYKFSSERLNKTLQKTETTQKTEPVKFIKDISDPFGLDSLLSQAKKK; this is encoded by the exons ATGACAGATTTTTTAAG GAATATTCCAAAACCgaagaagaatatatatgaagatGTAGTGGATGAAAATGATTTTAAATCAAACCATtctccaaaaaaaaaggaaacgaATAATCAGtgttatgaatatttaaaaagaaaacactTAAGAATTACATGTAATGAAGATTTTAGAGGAGGTGGAGCGTACCCcgaaatacatataaatcaATATCCTAATAATGTAggactaaaaaataaaaaaaatagtagttCTAATATTGCTTTAAAATACAttgatgatgaaaataatgttaaatatGATAATCTAATTAATGAAGAagttcatatttataataataatattgataAGATTGAACCTAATGAACggataaataaattaaggaaaaaaaaaatattatcggACACTAAAGAtagagaagaaaaatataatgaagcTATATACAAACCAGAtgataaagaagaaaatgaaataattgaaaatacgaaaaaaaatatcgaACATATacttaatgaaaaattaaataaaagtaatgttaacaaaaaagatgataagtattatagatatattcCACAAAATAAACTTAACAATCATTTAGATGAACGAATCATAAAAGTAGTTGAAAAAAGTATCGACCCATTAGATGtttcaaaatttaaacataaaaaactACCAAATGTCAAAAATTCTCCGGAATATCCTATATTAAGATCACCTACGAGAAAActaaataaagaagaagaaaatgatTGGAAAATACCTCCATGTGTTTCTAAttggaaaaataataaagggTATAATATACCCCTAGACAAAAGAATACAaagtgataataaaaaattaaataacgttgaaattaatgaaaattttgcaCATTTAAGTGAATATCTTTATGTTGCTGAAAAAAAAGCTAGAGAAGAAATCAAAATgcgtaataatattattaaacagaaaaaactaaaagaaaaagaacaaaaagaaaatgttttaaaaaatctaGCTATTCAAgctagaaaagaaaaaggactTGCTCAAAGCTCAATAattaatgaaagaaaaagagaacttgaaagagaatataaaatagagaaaaatttgaaaaaagtgAAGAATTACGAAAATAGACTGATCGAAGAACAAATAGCATTAAACAAAGTTAATGTtagcaaaaataataacatccATGATATTAgcttatttaatattaatgatattaataataataataccgATACACAGAATGATGAAACTTATCAAATATATGATACATCACTATTCaaccataaaaataatagcaatatatataaattctcAAGTGAAAGACTAAACAAAACTCTACAAAAAACCGAAACTACACAGAAGACCGAGCCTGTCAAATTTATAAAGGATATATCGGATCCATTTGGCCTCGACAGCTTGTTGTCCcaggcaaaaaaaaagtag